One genomic region from Pyrobaculum islandicum DSM 4184 encodes:
- a CDS encoding energy-coupling factor ABC transporter permease → MHIPDGYLDPISAGVTWAIMLIYGFFAYKKAALGKNLEVVVGLAAAIFIAQMFNWPIPGGTSLHLVGGALAAIMLGPFEAFFVLLLVLLVQTLVFHDGGITTLGANVINMGVVAPLVGWAAWRLLSRYNKPLAAAVAGWASITVAGMAAGFEIGVSPYFPYAWTISVPVMTTWHALLGIVEGVITAAVVEYLLKRAPQYVRV, encoded by the coding sequence ATGCACATACCGGACGGGTATCTAGACCCCATCTCGGCTGGCGTGACCTGGGCGATAATGTTAATCTACGGCTTTTTTGCGTACAAGAAGGCGGCGCTTGGGAAAAACCTGGAGGTTGTGGTTGGGCTAGCTGCCGCGATTTTTATAGCGCAGATGTTTAACTGGCCTATCCCCGGCGGGACCTCTCTTCACCTCGTCGGCGGGGCGCTCGCCGCTATTATGCTGGGGCCCTTCGAGGCGTTTTTCGTATTGCTCCTCGTCCTCCTCGTGCAGACGTTGGTTTTTCACGACGGGGGGATTACAACGCTTGGGGCCAACGTGATAAACATGGGCGTGGTCGCGCCGCTTGTGGGCTGGGCGGCGTGGAGGCTACTCTCCAGATACAACAAGCCGCTTGCGGCGGCTGTGGCTGGGTGGGCTAGCATCACTGTGGCGGGGATGGCGGCGGGGTTTGAGATCGGGGTAAGCCCCTACTTCCCCTATGCCTGGACGATCAGCGTGCCTGTGATGACTACGTGGCACGCGCTGTTGGGCATAGTAGAGGGGGTTATAACGGCGGCCGTGGTGGAGTATCTGCTCAAGAGGGCTCCCCAGTACGTGAGGGTATGA
- a CDS encoding PDGLE domain-containing protein — translation MKKLYIFLALMALVSPVFGVWLANLVGYHEPLDVAADMINEVANETLHKVILQDVSDQMNWTPLKDYTVPGLPDWLGYIISAYIGLAIFIALWLVARRVKKTR, via the coding sequence ATGAAGAAGCTGTACATATTCCTGGCGTTGATGGCGCTTGTGTCGCCGGTGTTCGGCGTGTGGCTAGCCAACTTGGTGGGCTACCACGAGCCGCTTGACGTGGCCGCGGACATGATAAACGAAGTGGCTAACGAGACGTTGCACAAGGTAATACTGCAGGACGTCAGCGACCAGATGAACTGGACCCCGCTGAAGGACTACACGGTGCCGGGGCTACCTGATTGGCTTGGCTACATCATATCGGCGTATATAGGCCTCGCAATATTTATAGCCCTCTGGCTGGTAGCTAGACGTGTTAAGAAAACTCGTTGA
- the hypF gene encoding carbamoyltransferase HypF, whose amino-acid sequence MPKAYLIHIIGIVQGVGFRPYVKILADQLGLSGYVKNLGGGEVEIYVEGERSREFLDSLLNGRPKAIYIEDIRVIEVAPRGVRGFTIEKSSQEVETVSMIPPDLAICDECLREVLEGDERRRRYPFNSCSFCGPRFSIIKKLPYDRENTSWTAFPLCDKCTREYNDPKVGGIRRFYYQGISCKNDGPQVKLLDSTGEPIDVGDPISEASRLINEGYIVAVKGVGGFHIFALASDDDVVAKLRKRKKRPTQPFAIMALDLETAGRLAVVNKTAAELLTSPQRPIVLLFKREDSPASPLVSPGLDKEGIFLPYTALQYLLLSEIRDKFAIATSGNIHGEPMCTDWRCVAKLGVADYILDHTLEIVHRVDDSVVRFTAGRPTLLRRGRGYAPVWIKTPLRLGRAAVAFGADLQTAGGVGIGDKAILTQYIGDLDSFKALEDLDRELRWLVQTYRLREFVLVCDLNQTYNSHRLCREWAEEFNAEIYMVQHHHAHALATAADVGVAEPFVAVAIDGVGLGEDGAAWGGEVLYVDGARYERVRHLAYVPMPGGDLAALRPARMALAYLFKYFGEDWDLVERLKLAERLPGGLSEAQIVAREVKKSRLYTSSVGRFLDAVAAALGVAWERTYEGEPAIRLEATAAGGRLIELEAEDQVELFGQLIELYLKGADVKDLAYTAQYKLGQILGKWACETAERKGVRHIVVGGGAAVNDYIIAGLESVCGRAALPSKTPPGDGGIALGQLYYLAHLGV is encoded by the coding sequence TTGCCTAAGGCCTACCTAATACATATAATCGGCATTGTCCAAGGAGTAGGCTTTAGGCCATATGTCAAAATTCTGGCAGATCAACTGGGCCTCAGCGGCTATGTAAAAAACTTGGGGGGTGGAGAGGTGGAGATATACGTCGAGGGGGAGAGAAGCAGAGAGTTTTTAGATAGTCTTCTAAACGGGCGGCCAAAGGCGATATATATAGAAGATATAAGAGTTATAGAGGTGGCCCCCAGGGGAGTGCGCGGCTTTACTATTGAAAAAAGCTCGCAGGAGGTGGAGACTGTATCTATGATCCCCCCAGATTTAGCCATATGTGATGAATGTCTCAGAGAGGTTCTCGAAGGAGATGAGAGGAGGAGACGTTACCCCTTTAACTCCTGTAGCTTCTGTGGGCCGAGGTTCTCCATAATTAAAAAACTCCCCTACGACCGGGAAAACACAAGTTGGACTGCCTTCCCCCTATGTGATAAATGCACAAGGGAATATAACGACCCTAAAGTAGGCGGCATTAGGCGTTTCTACTACCAGGGTATATCTTGTAAAAATGATGGGCCTCAAGTCAAATTATTAGACTCAACTGGGGAACCTATAGATGTGGGAGATCCCATCTCCGAGGCCTCTAGGCTAATAAACGAGGGCTATATAGTGGCGGTAAAGGGGGTTGGGGGTTTCCACATATTTGCTCTCGCCTCAGACGACGACGTAGTGGCTAAGCTTAGGAAGAGAAAGAAGAGACCTACCCAGCCCTTTGCTATAATGGCGCTTGACCTTGAGACGGCGGGGCGGCTGGCAGTAGTTAATAAAACTGCAGCCGAGCTTCTAACATCGCCTCAAAGGCCAATAGTTCTACTCTTCAAGAGAGAGGATAGCCCGGCGTCTCCTCTAGTGTCGCCTGGGTTGGACAAAGAGGGCATATTTCTCCCCTACACGGCGCTTCAATATCTCCTCTTGTCTGAAATAAGGGATAAATTCGCCATTGCCACAAGCGGGAATATACACGGCGAGCCGATGTGTACAGATTGGCGGTGTGTTGCGAAGTTGGGCGTGGCAGATTATATCCTAGACCACACCCTGGAGATTGTTCACAGAGTAGACGACAGCGTAGTCAGATTCACAGCCGGTAGACCCACGCTACTGAGGAGAGGGAGGGGCTACGCCCCTGTGTGGATAAAAACGCCTTTACGCTTGGGCAGAGCCGCAGTGGCCTTTGGGGCAGATCTTCAAACAGCAGGCGGCGTGGGCATAGGCGATAAGGCTATTTTAACTCAATACATAGGCGATTTAGATAGCTTCAAGGCACTTGAAGATCTAGACCGAGAGCTCCGTTGGCTAGTCCAGACGTATAGACTAAGAGAGTTTGTCCTCGTCTGTGACCTCAACCAAACTTATAACTCACATAGGTTGTGCCGCGAGTGGGCCGAAGAGTTTAACGCAGAGATTTACATGGTACAACACCACCACGCCCACGCCTTGGCGACTGCTGCAGATGTAGGAGTCGCCGAGCCTTTCGTAGCCGTGGCTATAGACGGCGTGGGGCTTGGAGAAGATGGCGCCGCGTGGGGCGGCGAGGTTTTATATGTAGACGGGGCGAGATATGAGAGAGTCCGTCACCTCGCCTACGTCCCCATGCCGGGGGGCGACCTCGCCGCCCTGAGGCCAGCTCGAATGGCGTTGGCCTATTTATTTAAATACTTTGGCGAAGACTGGGATCTCGTAGAGAGACTGAAACTTGCCGAAAGACTCCCTGGCGGTTTGTCAGAAGCTCAAATCGTAGCAAGAGAAGTGAAAAAGTCTCGGCTCTACACCTCTAGCGTAGGGAGGTTTCTAGACGCCGTGGCGGCAGCACTCGGCGTGGCTTGGGAGAGGACGTATGAAGGAGAGCCAGCCATTAGGCTTGAAGCTACGGCGGCTGGCGGGAGGCTAATTGAGCTAGAGGCTGAAGACCAAGTGGAGTTGTTTGGGCAACTCATAGAGCTGTATCTAAAAGGCGCCGATGTAAAAGATCTTGCATATACAGCCCAGTATAAGTTGGGGCAGATCCTCGGCAAGTGGGCTTGTGAGACGGCGGAGAGGAAGGGCGTAAGACATATAGTGGTTGGAGGCGGAGCTGCCGTAAATGATTACATAATCGCCGGGCTGGAGTCGGTGTGTGGAAGAGCGGCTCTCCCGTCGAAGACGCCGCCTGGCGACGGAGGCATAGCCCTCGGCCAGCTGTACTACCTTGCCCACCTTGGAGTATAA
- a CDS encoding ABC transporter ATP-binding protein, whose translation MRREVLKAVDVYFGYSEDVLKGVSLSVGEGQFMAVMGPTGSGKTTLLLVLAGLLKPRRGEVYFMGEPLEGQLPAARRLMGVVFQNPDDMFFNHTVRDEIAYTAVRIYGREEGLKLAEEAAKALGIEGLLDRPPYKLSGGQKRLVTLAAATVHRPRLLLLDEPTTYLDEDAYEVVVNYLAKLKAGGVSAVIATHDEELAVRLADSVYKLREGKLTPYTPRRKLC comes from the coding sequence ATGAGGCGCGAAGTGCTTAAGGCCGTCGACGTCTACTTCGGCTATTCAGAGGACGTGCTGAAGGGAGTTAGCCTATCGGTTGGGGAGGGGCAGTTCATGGCGGTGATGGGGCCTACGGGCTCGGGCAAGACCACCCTCCTCCTGGTGCTGGCGGGTCTCCTCAAGCCGCGGAGGGGGGAGGTGTACTTCATGGGGGAGCCCCTGGAGGGGCAACTCCCAGCGGCTAGGAGGCTGATGGGGGTGGTGTTCCAGAACCCAGACGACATGTTTTTCAACCACACAGTGAGAGACGAAATCGCCTACACAGCCGTGAGGATCTACGGCAGAGAGGAGGGGCTTAAGCTCGCCGAGGAGGCGGCCAAGGCCCTTGGCATAGAGGGTCTCCTAGATAGGCCCCCCTACAAACTCAGCGGAGGGCAGAAGAGGCTTGTCACCCTGGCGGCTGCCACTGTCCACAGGCCTAGGCTACTCCTGTTGGACGAGCCGACGACTTATCTAGACGAAGACGCGTATGAAGTTGTAGTTAACTATCTTGCGAAACTTAAAGCCGGCGGCGTCTCTGCAGTAATTGCCACACACGACGAAGAACTTGCTGTCAGACTTGCAGACTCTGTTTATAAACTACGCGAGGGGAAGCTCACTCCATATACGCCGCGTAGAAAGCTATGTTAA
- a CDS encoding ABC transporter ATP-binding protein: MVSIRIEGVEFSYPSRPALRGVTVEIPPRSFTAVLGPNGAGKSTLMKIMASVLKPRRGAVYFDGRIPRREELYKMVGYVPQRATPGGRLRVIDLVVSSRKPYFRFFPTARDYKAAEEALKRVGVSHLRDRFLEELSGGEFQLVLLARALAVEPRVLLLDEPFNNLDLRHQLEVASLLRKLSSDVTVVAVLHDLNMALRYADYAIFMSRGEVYAAGPTKAVFREDVIYDVYGVKTKILWEIPAVIPQQPPG; this comes from the coding sequence ATGGTGAGTATTAGGATAGAGGGGGTTGAGTTCAGCTACCCCTCGCGGCCGGCGCTTAGGGGGGTCACTGTGGAGATCCCGCCGCGGTCTTTTACGGCAGTGCTTGGGCCAAACGGGGCTGGGAAAAGCACCCTCATGAAGATCATGGCGTCTGTGCTAAAGCCCAGGAGGGGGGCAGTGTACTTCGACGGGAGGATTCCGCGGAGGGAGGAGCTGTATAAGATGGTGGGCTATGTCCCGCAGAGGGCCACCCCGGGGGGCCGGCTGAGGGTTATCGACCTAGTGGTGAGCTCTAGGAAGCCCTACTTCCGCTTCTTCCCCACCGCCAGGGACTACAAAGCCGCCGAGGAGGCCCTCAAGCGCGTTGGAGTCAGCCACCTGAGGGATAGGTTTCTGGAGGAGCTGAGCGGCGGCGAGTTCCAGCTGGTCCTCCTGGCTAGGGCACTTGCGGTGGAGCCGAGGGTCCTCCTGCTGGATGAGCCCTTCAACAACCTAGATCTGAGACACCAGCTGGAGGTGGCCTCGCTGTTGAGGAAGCTCTCTAGCGACGTCACTGTGGTGGCTGTTCTACACGATTTAAACATGGCACTGAGGTACGCCGACTACGCCATATTTATGTCCCGCGGGGAGGTATACGCCGCGGGGCCTACAAAAGCCGTCTTTAGAGAAGACGTCATATACGACGTCTACGGCGTCAAGACGAAAATACTTTGGGAAATCCCCGCCGTCATCCCCCAGCAGCCGCCGGGATAA